The Merismopedia glauca CCAP 1448/3 genomic sequence ATCAATAACAGCAAAATGCATAAAATTATTCCTCTTTTGGCTTTAGTTTAGTGTTAATTAGTTAATAATGCTTAATTTGCTAGTTTCACGCAGCTAAAGTCACTTTTTCGTTTAATAGCTGTTTTAATTCAACTTGGAATGATTGAATATCTTCTGGAGTACGGGGTTTCGCGAGAAACTTACAATTGCCCCACTTGGCTCGCCATTGGTTTGAGAGGGAATTTTCCGCAGTCAGGAGTACGAGTTTTTTCTGGGTTAATTGGGCCTCACGACGCATAGCTTTGATGAGATCGAAGCCAGACAGACCAGGCATATTGATATCTAGGAAAATCACATCTGGCTGTAAAAGTATTGCCGTTTCCACAGCAGTCTCGGTGGTACTGCAAACATTAACCTTATAACCCCAACTGCTGACTAGCGATCGAAACTGTTGTAAGAATATCGGTGAGTCATCAACGATAAAAAGCTCTGGCTGGGATGCCTTTTTCGGAGCCAATTCACTGGGGATTTGCAGAGAAACCAATCCAGATCGCACCAAATTAGCAAAAGTTTTGGCAGTGACTAGGGGATCTTTCGCTGTTATTTGTGCCACAGTGTTCAAAGATTTTCCAAGTCCTGTCAGCTTCTCAATTTGCTGTTTTTGTTCTGGGGAAAGATTGGATTTGGCTAAAGCGGTTGGGTTTAAAATGGGAATAGCTTCCATCGAGGGAATGACAGCTTTTAACAGACTCCAATCTTGATGGCGAGTGTGCGTATGAGTGACCAGACTCTCAAGACTCATCCCAGAAATGGGGGTTTGCATGAGTGGCTCTAAGTCAGGGATAAAGCTGGCAAATCCTGCTCCTTCCCATATTTGGTCGCACACCATCAGAATTTGGCTCTGAAGGGCATCAATGACCAACTGATGAGATAATTTAATCGTGTTTTCCAGTATATGGAGGGTTTTGCTGAGAGTTTCATGCTCAGTATTTTTCTCTAGAGCAGCGATCGCTTCTCTACTAGCGGGAGTCCGTAAGAGAGTAACATAGCGCTGTAACCCTTGCAGTAAAGCAGACCAACTCAGCCGTCGGTTGCCAGCAAAAACCACTCGATTGCAAGCGATCGCCAGGTAAAGCACGGTATCCGTATCTCTAAGGCGAAATTCCCAGTAACCATTTTGGGATGGTTCAGAATGTTGCAGAAGTTTTTGAGGCAGTTCGTGAGGCTGAAATTGAAAAGCTTTCAGTGACGTTTGTGTATTCATAACATACGATTCAGCATAGCGATAAATATGCCATAACTCCTTCTCAAGCCATCATTCACAGAACGATCGACCTGTTAAAAGAAATTGTTGCTTTGAAAGATAGATTACCCATATCTTCAGATCGATCCGACAATTACGAAAGAGAATTTTCACGGAGAACTTTGATGGCATCGTGGATAGAAATCTGAATTTATCCGTAATTGTTCGGGATTGTTGTCGCTAAAAACTACCATCTGTGGTCTGGGTAAGCTAACTTGATATTAAAGAGTCACTTCTCATTGGGAGATT encodes the following:
- a CDS encoding response regulator, which produces MNTQTSLKAFQFQPHELPQKLLQHSEPSQNGYWEFRLRDTDTVLYLAIACNRVVFAGNRRLSWSALLQGLQRYVTLLRTPASREAIAALEKNTEHETLSKTLHILENTIKLSHQLVIDALQSQILMVCDQIWEGAGFASFIPDLEPLMQTPISGMSLESLVTHTHTRHQDWSLLKAVIPSMEAIPILNPTALAKSNLSPEQKQQIEKLTGLGKSLNTVAQITAKDPLVTAKTFANLVRSGLVSLQIPSELAPKKASQPELFIVDDSPIFLQQFRSLVSSWGYKVNVCSTTETAVETAILLQPDVIFLDINMPGLSGFDLIKAMRREAQLTQKKLVLLTAENSLSNQWRAKWGNCKFLAKPRTPEDIQSFQVELKQLLNEKVTLAA